In one Nostoc sp. KVJ3 genomic region, the following are encoded:
- the psbQ gene encoding photosystem II protein PsbQ, with the protein MARQRSIFSFVLVLLATFLLSCGSPGVAVAPPSYTATQLERIQEYVPEIQVVRDRSEELKTLIQKGDWINVRNFIHGPITEARLNLTYVTPNLLTKDQPKARQITRDLFNNLVKLDKATSASNPQIALSTSQAAFKDIDKFLDLLPKTSSEPEAS; encoded by the coding sequence ATGGCGCGTCAACGCTCGATTTTTTCATTTGTTCTAGTATTATTGGCCACATTTCTCCTGAGTTGTGGCAGCCCTGGTGTTGCGGTAGCACCTCCAAGTTACACAGCAACACAACTGGAAAGAATTCAGGAATACGTTCCTGAAATTCAGGTTGTGCGCGATCGCTCAGAAGAGTTGAAAACCCTGATCCAAAAAGGTGATTGGATCAATGTGCGTAACTTTATACATGGCCCCATAACAGAAGCAAGGCTGAATTTGACTTATGTCACTCCTAACCTTCTCACCAAAGACCAACCCAAAGCACGCCAAATAACGCGAGATTTGTTTAACAATCTGGTTAAACTCGATAAAGCTACCAGTGCAAGCAATCCTCAAATTGCCTTGAGTACATCCCAAGCTGCTTTCAAAGACATTGACAAATTCCTCGATCTGCTTCCCAAGACTAGCAGTGAACCAGAGGCAAGTTAA
- a CDS encoding NAD(P)/FAD-dependent oxidoreductase, with product MSHVVIIGCGVIGAAIAYELSQVKGLKITVCDRQPPAQASTGAALGVLMGAISQKIKGKAWQMRQTSIQRYETLIPELEALTGRKIPFNRQGILSLSLEEENLAAWEKLVEIRHSQGWHLEIWDTAKLQNICPQVNREKITGAVYSPQDRQLDPTALTLALVEAAQQNGVTFKFGVTVLDVQTSQLDTSPQFCVQLETTEGKIAADWFVVAAGLGSTPLTAKLNQIIDIRPVLGQALQMRLGHPLGNPDFQPAITGNDVHIVPVGGGDYWVGATVEFPSHGDEILPNQELLESVREQAIAFCPELATAKILRTWLGLRPRPEGRPAPVIGRLPGFSNILLATGHYRNGVLLAPATAYAIREMIISQEVGSRE from the coding sequence ATGAGTCATGTAGTTATTATCGGTTGTGGTGTAATTGGGGCTGCGATCGCTTATGAACTTAGTCAAGTCAAAGGGCTAAAGATTACGGTTTGCGATCGCCAACCACCAGCACAAGCTTCTACAGGGGCTGCACTTGGCGTTTTGATGGGCGCAATCAGCCAAAAAATAAAGGGCAAAGCTTGGCAGATGCGACAAACTAGCATCCAACGCTATGAAACTTTGATTCCAGAATTAGAAGCTTTAACAGGTCGCAAAATCCCATTTAATCGCCAAGGAATTCTTAGTCTTAGCTTGGAAGAAGAGAATTTAGCAGCATGGGAAAAACTTGTAGAAATTCGCCACTCTCAAGGCTGGCATTTAGAAATCTGGGACACAGCTAAACTCCAGAACATTTGTCCTCAAGTTAATCGTGAAAAAATTACTGGCGCTGTCTATTCTCCCCAAGACCGTCAACTCGATCCAACTGCTCTCACATTAGCTTTAGTTGAGGCTGCCCAGCAAAACGGTGTAACTTTCAAGTTTGGCGTGACTGTTTTGGATGTCCAAACCTCACAACTTGATACTTCTCCCCAGTTTTGTGTTCAACTTGAGACTACAGAAGGAAAAATAGCCGCAGATTGGTTTGTAGTTGCAGCAGGGCTAGGTTCAACGCCGCTAACAGCAAAATTAAATCAAATAATTGATATCCGCCCTGTGCTAGGGCAAGCATTGCAAATGCGTCTAGGACATCCATTGGGCAATCCCGACTTTCAGCCAGCGATAACGGGTAACGATGTCCATATTGTTCCTGTGGGCGGTGGAGATTATTGGGTAGGTGCAACCGTGGAATTTCCTAGTCATGGCGATGAGATACTGCCAAATCAAGAATTGCTGGAATCTGTTAGAGAACAAGCGATCGCATTTTGTCCAGAATTAGCCACAGCAAAAATTCTCCGCACTTGGTTGGGGTTACGTCCCCGCCCTGAAGGACGACCTGCCCCAGTTATTGGTAGGTTGCCAGGGTTTAGTAACATCCTCCTAGCTACTGGACACTATCGCAACGGTGTTTTACTCGCACCCGCCACAGCTTATGCAATTCGTGAGATGATTATTTCTCAGGAAGTGGGGAGTAGGGAGTAG